One window of Cohnella hashimotonis genomic DNA carries:
- a CDS encoding CheR family methyltransferase: MTDFLDISPYDERLEKIEIEGLLEALFKRYGYDFRNYAYPSLRRRIWHRASIEQLDTISLLQNLVLHDRDAFERLLADLVIPVTEMFRDPGLFKVLRARVLPILKQASFIRAWHAGCATGEEAYSMAILLDEIQMLNHARIYATDISEASLQRARQGLISKERMSLYAHNYELSGGKERFESFYETNYGQAMLHAKYLERIVFAEHNLVTDRSFNEFQIIFCRNVMIYFDAGLRERVHSLLYDSLSPGGFLVLGNKESVAFTSFAGRYETWNDEYRIYRKPH, from the coding sequence TTGACCGATTTTCTAGACATAAGTCCGTATGACGAGCGCCTGGAGAAAATCGAGATCGAAGGCCTTCTCGAGGCGCTGTTCAAGCGGTACGGATATGATTTTCGCAATTATGCCTATCCGTCGCTGCGGCGTCGAATCTGGCATCGCGCATCGATCGAACAGCTCGATACGATATCGCTGTTGCAGAATCTGGTGCTTCACGATCGCGACGCGTTCGAGCGGCTGCTGGCGGATCTGGTCATTCCTGTAACGGAAATGTTCAGGGACCCGGGGCTGTTCAAGGTTCTCCGCGCACGCGTATTGCCGATCCTGAAGCAAGCCTCGTTTATTCGCGCCTGGCATGCGGGCTGCGCAACCGGCGAGGAAGCCTATTCGATGGCCATCCTGCTCGACGAGATCCAGATGCTGAATCATGCCCGGATCTACGCGACGGACATCAGCGAGGCCAGTCTTCAGCGTGCCCGGCAGGGCCTGATTTCGAAGGAACGAATGAGCCTCTACGCGCATAATTACGAGCTGTCCGGCGGAAAGGAGCGGTTTGAATCCTTCTATGAAACGAATTACGGACAAGCGATGCTGCATGCCAAGTACCTCGAACGAATCGTTTTTGCCGAACACAACCTTGTGACGGATCGCTCGTTTAATGAGTTCCAGATCATTTTTTGCCGCAACGTCATGATTTACTTCGATGCCGGACTTCGCGAGCGCGTACATTCATTGTTGTACGACAGCTTGTCTCCCGGCGGGTTTCTCGTGCTTGGCAATAAAGAATCCGTTGCCTTTACGAGCTTCGCCGGACGTTACGAGACGTGGAACGACGAGTACAGGATCTACCGCAAGCCGCATTGA
- a CDS encoding DUF1328 domain-containing protein, with amino-acid sequence MLYWAFIFLLVAIVAAIFGFGGIVGAAVGVAKFLFFLFLVLFVVSLIFGRRRNL; translated from the coding sequence ATGTTATACTGGGCATTTATTTTCCTGCTCGTCGCCATCGTCGCAGCCATCTTCGGATTCGGCGGCATCGTAGGCGCAGCCGTCGGCGTAGCCAAGTTCCTCTTCTTCCTGTTCCTGGTGCTGTTCGTCGTTTCCCTCATCTTCGGCCGTCGCCGGAATCTATAA
- a CDS encoding fused response regulator/phosphatase, producing MSILVVDDNPMNVMVVREMLNRSGYEDVQISYSADEMFDILRSDNRGAQAPTSVNLILLDLMMPGMDGIEACGLLQKDERLRDIPVIMVTAIGDSRKLAEALDAGATDYVTKPINKIELLARIRSALRLKSELDWHKERDRRLHEELSLARQVQEAVMPNDVDGENLNVQAYFRASEGLAGDLYAWHALDSKHYLIAIMDAMGHGISSSLISMFTASVLHEAMRTTVTPKRIVQELNRRLLQLQYENEMVQYYCTGICAWIDLENGIIEYVNAGHPPGLITRADGGTQQLGATAPPIGMFEQMNVQMETASIRTGDVLHLFTDGLLDLFPGDMEQRLEQLMGTILEAAGDHDALEELLVRESLDRRPDDRCLVRVEVKKALR from the coding sequence ATGAGCATTTTGGTCGTAGACGACAATCCGATGAATGTGATGGTTGTCCGGGAGATGCTGAATCGTTCGGGATACGAGGATGTGCAGATCTCCTATTCAGCCGATGAGATGTTCGATATACTTAGGTCGGACAATCGCGGCGCCCAAGCGCCTACTTCGGTCAACTTGATCCTGCTCGACCTGATGATGCCCGGCATGGACGGCATAGAGGCCTGCGGCTTGCTTCAAAAGGATGAGCGTCTTCGAGATATTCCGGTAATTATGGTGACCGCGATCGGCGACTCGCGCAAGCTGGCGGAGGCGCTGGACGCGGGGGCGACGGACTACGTGACGAAGCCGATCAACAAGATCGAGCTGCTAGCGAGGATCAGGTCGGCCTTACGCCTCAAGTCCGAGCTCGATTGGCATAAAGAGCGCGATCGAAGGCTGCATGAGGAGCTGAGCCTGGCCAGGCAAGTTCAGGAAGCCGTCATGCCAAACGACGTCGACGGCGAGAATTTGAACGTACAGGCCTACTTCCGTGCATCCGAAGGATTGGCGGGCGATTTGTATGCCTGGCATGCGCTCGATTCCAAGCATTATCTGATCGCCATCATGGATGCGATGGGACACGGAATCTCGTCTTCTCTGATCAGCATGTTCACCGCGTCGGTGCTGCACGAAGCGATGCGGACGACCGTGACGCCGAAGCGAATCGTTCAAGAGCTGAACCGCCGATTGCTGCAGCTTCAATACGAGAACGAGATGGTTCAGTATTATTGCACCGGCATATGCGCCTGGATCGATCTGGAGAACGGCATCATCGAATACGTCAATGCCGGTCATCCGCCGGGGCTTATCACGAGAGCGGACGGCGGTACGCAGCAGCTCGGCGCGACGGCGCCTCCGATCGGCATGTTCGAGCAAATGAACGTACAAATGGAGACGGCGAGCATCCGGACGGGGGACGTCCTTCATTTGTTCACGGACGGTCTGCTCGATCTGTTCCCGGGCGATATGGAGCAGCGGCTCGAGCAGCTCATGGGAACCATTCTCGAAGCCGCGGGCGATCACGACGCACTTGAGGAACTGTTGGTCAGGGAATCCCTGGACCGGCGGCCGGACGACCGCTGCCTGGTCAGAGTCGAAGTCAAGAAGGCGCTGCGATAA
- a CDS encoding DUF948 domain-containing protein, giving the protein MSNQALMAWSVVVVAISFAALCVYLIVTLKAARETLVSVQGTIKEANQTVGMLHTKVEDLTNNVKVISEDVKNKIRSTDDFFQAARHAGTTLKETTGAVRDISSTLSRAVRQQVAALEPGPEHKKTWTEWFKIGMNVVSAIRSAKQQNKEEKAVLAAEAHEEEHRLYDSAAYVPEPFQPGSHRVYNGHSHS; this is encoded by the coding sequence ATGAGCAACCAGGCATTGATGGCTTGGAGCGTCGTCGTCGTCGCGATCAGCTTCGCCGCCCTCTGCGTATACTTGATCGTCACTTTGAAGGCGGCCCGGGAGACGCTGGTCTCCGTCCAAGGCACGATCAAGGAAGCGAACCAGACGGTTGGGATGCTGCATACGAAAGTGGAGGACTTGACCAACAATGTCAAAGTCATCTCCGAGGACGTGAAGAACAAGATCCGTTCGACGGACGACTTTTTCCAGGCTGCCCGACATGCAGGTACGACGCTAAAAGAGACGACGGGCGCGGTAAGGGATATCTCGTCGACGTTGTCCCGTGCGGTAAGGCAGCAGGTGGCTGCGCTTGAACCCGGCCCTGAGCATAAAAAGACGTGGACAGAATGGTTCAAGATCGGCATGAACGTCGTATCCGCCATTCGCAGCGCCAAACAGCAAAACAAGGAAGAAAAAGCGGTTCTCGCCGCCGAAGCGCATGAAGAGGAACACCGTTTGTACGATAGCGCCGCGTATGTCCCAGAACCGTTTCAACCCGGTTCGCACCGGGTATATAACGGGCACAGTCACAGCTGA
- a CDS encoding general stress protein, with the protein MERAYAKLVNNGLEAFDTVKDLHRQGYREEEIYVLAHGESRTDRIADVSNANTIGASEEGVIQSVANLFRDRGDELRSKIKALGFDADEAEQYEAELDRGKVLVLAKH; encoded by the coding sequence ATGGAAAGAGCCTACGCCAAGCTGGTAAACAACGGACTTGAAGCGTTCGACACGGTAAAGGATCTGCACCGCCAAGGCTATCGGGAAGAGGAAATCTACGTACTGGCGCACGGCGAGAGCCGCACGGACCGGATTGCAGACGTATCGAACGCCAATACCATCGGTGCCTCCGAGGAAGGCGTGATTCAATCCGTGGCCAACCTGTTCAGGGATCGGGGCGACGAGCTTAGGTCGAAGATCAAGGCGCTCGGATTCGACGCCGACGAGGCGGAGCAGTACGAAGCGGAGCTCGATCGAGGCAAGGTGCTCGTTCTCGCGAAGCACTGA
- a CDS encoding glycosyltransferase family 4 protein has product MSPKTFQIAYVSTYVPKKCGLATYTHHLRDAVRTAHNGIFPDPIVAMCNEDELELYNESWHYPLLKNDKEEYRKMADYLNRSAIDIVSLQHEFGIFGGEAGSYALELLSRLNKPVVTTFHTVFENPEEPYASVQAEIAKRSDRIHVMNRKAIGYLNDNFGIPLEKISYIPHGTPVPSKADRIRTRSEYGWEQRKVVFQFGLLSRSKGVELILRSMAAAVKAVPDLLYVLAGQTHPEVRKHEGEAYREELNALIEDLGLQHHVRMIDRYIPEEELTSLLQACDLYVTPYPGMQQITSGTLAYAVGLGRPVLSSPYIYAKDLLQGSEEFLLPYGDVEAWGVKLIELFSYPEKLKLCEKKAAEIGKSMQWPVVGQEYLQLLERTAAEKRWRMADVI; this is encoded by the coding sequence ATGAGTCCAAAAACATTTCAAATCGCCTATGTGAGCACCTACGTACCGAAGAAATGCGGCTTGGCCACGTATACGCATCATCTTCGGGATGCGGTTCGCACAGCGCACAACGGCATTTTTCCCGATCCGATTGTCGCCATGTGCAACGAAGACGAGTTGGAGCTCTATAATGAAAGCTGGCACTATCCCCTCCTTAAAAACGATAAAGAAGAATATCGCAAAATGGCCGATTATTTGAACAGAAGTGCAATCGATATCGTTTCCCTTCAGCATGAATTCGGAATCTTCGGCGGAGAAGCCGGCTCCTACGCGCTTGAATTGCTGAGCCGGCTGAACAAACCTGTCGTTACGACCTTTCATACGGTATTCGAAAATCCGGAGGAGCCGTACGCAAGCGTTCAGGCCGAAATCGCGAAGCGCAGCGATCGCATTCACGTGATGAACCGCAAAGCGATCGGTTATCTGAACGACAACTTCGGCATCCCGCTGGAGAAAATCTCCTACATTCCGCACGGAACGCCGGTACCGAGCAAGGCCGATCGGATCCGTACGCGCAGCGAATACGGATGGGAGCAGCGCAAGGTCGTCTTTCAATTCGGTCTGCTCAGCCGCAGCAAGGGCGTAGAGCTGATTCTCCGCTCGATGGCCGCAGCCGTCAAGGCGGTGCCCGATCTGCTATACGTGCTGGCCGGACAGACCCATCCCGAGGTGCGCAAACACGAGGGCGAAGCCTATCGCGAGGAGCTCAACGCCCTTATCGAAGACCTCGGTCTGCAGCACCATGTGCGCATGATCGACCGTTATATTCCCGAAGAAGAGCTGACTTCCCTGCTGCAAGCCTGCGATCTTTATGTGACGCCGTATCCCGGCATGCAACAGATTACGAGCGGCACGCTGGCTTATGCGGTCGGGCTTGGCCGCCCTGTGCTCAGCAGCCCTTATATTTATGCCAAGGATCTGCTCCAGGGCAGCGAAGAGTTCCTGCTCCCTTACGGCGATGTCGAAGCTTGGGGCGTGAAGCTGATCGAGCTTTTCTCTTACCCCGAGAAGCTCAAGCTGTGCGAAAAAAAGGCTGCCGAAATCGGCAAGAGCATGCAATGGCCGGTCGTGGGTCAAGAATACCTGCAGCTGCTCGAACGGACCGCTGCGGAGAAGCGTTGGAGGATGGCCGATGTTATCTAA
- a CDS encoding NDP-sugar synthase yields the protein MQALLLGSDPAAGLPGGWTLPIANRPWIEHWIAQGREQGIVDLVVAVGMQDEMDIRSLLGDGTRYGMRIAYLTGSEPLGTAGTIKLAEPLLQERFIVLHADAVHAFRLDDLMAYHAERAAAATICLTPGGRYSPHGVVTVDSESEVLSLVPGPSPHNAPSNLNNSGVYMMSKSALSLIPEGRYVSLENETFPLLIGNGSKISGYIPDTYCMLTTTPESYVQLHWDLLDRRLPLSISGTEMNERGIWIGKGAIIGKGVLLVPPVVIGDYARIGDKAIVGPYTVIGPYCTVGQGARISRTIVPARSAVNDSSRLSERVFGSGATVAEASL from the coding sequence ATGCAAGCATTGTTACTCGGCTCAGATCCGGCGGCTGGCTTGCCGGGAGGGTGGACGCTTCCAATCGCCAATCGCCCCTGGATCGAGCATTGGATCGCGCAGGGCCGCGAGCAGGGCATCGTAGACCTGGTCGTTGCCGTCGGGATGCAGGACGAGATGGACATCAGAAGTCTGCTGGGAGACGGAACCCGTTACGGCATGCGTATCGCTTACCTGACAGGGTCCGAGCCGCTTGGAACGGCAGGCACGATCAAGCTGGCCGAACCGCTGCTGCAGGAGCGGTTTATCGTTTTGCATGCGGACGCCGTACATGCGTTTCGGCTCGACGATCTGATGGCGTACCACGCCGAGCGAGCGGCCGCGGCCACGATCTGTCTCACGCCCGGCGGACGATATTCGCCGCACGGCGTCGTCACGGTCGATTCAGAATCAGAGGTCCTCTCGCTCGTCCCTGGGCCAAGCCCGCATAATGCGCCGTCTAACCTTAATAACTCGGGCGTATATATGATGAGTAAATCCGCGCTGTCGCTAATTCCGGAGGGACGATACGTCTCTTTGGAAAACGAAACATTTCCTCTCCTGATCGGCAATGGAAGCAAGATTTCCGGCTACATACCGGATACCTATTGCATGTTGACAACCACGCCCGAGAGCTATGTCCAGCTTCATTGGGACCTGCTCGACCGCAGGCTTCCGCTTTCGATCAGCGGTACGGAAATGAACGAACGAGGCATTTGGATCGGCAAAGGCGCAATCATCGGAAAAGGCGTGCTGCTCGTCCCCCCTGTCGTGATCGGAGACTATGCCCGGATCGGCGACAAAGCGATCGTCGGTCCTTATACGGTCATCGGTCCCTATTGTACGGTCGGTCAAGGCGCGAGAATTTCGAGAACGATCGTCCCTGCCCGATCCGCCGTCAACGATTCGTCGCGACTCAGCGAGCGTGTATTCGGCTCCGGCGCCACTGTCGCCGAAGCTTCTCTATGA
- a CDS encoding DNA-binding response regulator, producing the protein MSADPAFERAYDEMMEKAIKASAGERKRRLLLDRFNEKLLAQHVWWEVRGDLAGLIPEMEITDLKDGTRFSDYGFLHPIRRPRGLLMEADAFGTHVRDVSRWKYADNLERQNHLLIDGWHLLRFSRDDMLEKPRRCQQTLLAALSAWGFIAPKDRPRLNVYERAILHYAREQAGNVKVGELVEQLEVSYRSIGRHTLVLEQKGLVILERSAGGRIMKLMSK; encoded by the coding sequence ATGAGCGCGGATCCGGCATTCGAGCGGGCCTATGACGAGATGATGGAAAAGGCGATCAAGGCGAGCGCAGGGGAGCGGAAAAGGAGGCTGCTGCTGGACAGGTTTAACGAGAAGCTGCTGGCCCAGCACGTTTGGTGGGAGGTAAGAGGCGATCTCGCAGGCTTGATTCCCGAGATGGAGATCACGGATCTGAAGGACGGCACGCGCTTCAGCGACTACGGCTTCCTCCATCCGATCCGGCGTCCTCGCGGATTGCTGATGGAGGCGGATGCCTTCGGCACGCACGTGAGGGACGTGAGCCGGTGGAAGTACGCCGATAACCTGGAGAGGCAGAATCATTTGCTCATCGACGGCTGGCACCTGCTCCGCTTTTCACGCGACGACATGCTCGAGAAGCCGAGACGGTGCCAACAGACGCTGCTCGCCGCACTGTCGGCCTGGGGTTTCATCGCTCCCAAGGATCGGCCCAGATTGAACGTATACGAACGGGCGATCTTGCATTATGCGCGGGAACAAGCCGGTAACGTGAAAGTTGGGGAGTTGGTCGAACAGCTGGAGGTCAGCTATCGTTCAATCGGGAGGCACACGCTCGTACTTGAACAAAAAGGGCTGGTCATTCTAGAGCGCTCAGCTGGCGGGAGAATTATGAAACTAATGTCCAAATGA
- a CDS encoding STAS domain-containing protein, with protein MQNDKLTFQTENLDGLTVVRIAGELDLEVASQMRSVMEPLMELSDRKLVLNLRDLKYIDSTGIGILISIVKARHSRNAPFGVEEVPSTIQKLFDMTGITPFLAASPNA; from the coding sequence ATGCAAAACGATAAATTGACTTTTCAAACAGAAAACCTGGACGGTCTGACCGTCGTGCGGATTGCGGGCGAACTCGATCTCGAGGTCGCTTCGCAGATGAGATCCGTGATGGAGCCCCTGATGGAATTGTCCGACCGCAAGCTCGTACTTAATCTTCGGGATCTCAAATACATCGATAGTACCGGCATCGGCATTTTGATCAGCATCGTGAAGGCTCGCCATTCCCGCAACGCTCCGTTCGGCGTAGAAGAAGTGCCTTCGACGATTCAAAAACTATTCGACATGACGGGGATTACCCCGTTCTTGGCCGCTTCTCCAAATGCTTAA
- a CDS encoding NAD(P)/FAD-dependent oxidoreductase, which yields MQPLHFGSLLWPSAGGEPVRYPPLSGTTERCDVLIVGGGLTGTLASSVLNAAGMSVVLIDEGQIGAGSSAASTGLLQYSNDIMLTDLLSQLGDDRGAQYYQACKNAVERLCQLAERLPEDVAFKRRSSLFFASTAADVSKLGTEYETLRAHGFSVDWLNEADIRALFPFDKPAAIVTRGDGELNPYRLAIRLAEQAAGKGARIYEHTALKSVEGPKGDLLCRTSGGGIIRASSVVYAVGYRPEIAGIGGLGVKFARTNAIATRRVPSLADWHQRWLLWETARPYLYARTTPDGRVVIGGFDENIRQPVASRRELDPYANRLLEEARKLFPDLSLEIEFAWNATFCESKDNLPWIGENPDRPGHYVALGYGGNGAVYSMMASEVLLDALQGRANSLDELVGLRNRRTGLPK from the coding sequence TTGCAGCCGCTACACTTTGGTTCCTTGCTCTGGCCTTCCGCCGGAGGCGAGCCCGTTCGGTATCCGCCCCTCTCCGGCACAACCGAACGGTGCGACGTTCTGATCGTCGGCGGCGGCTTGACCGGCACATTGGCCAGCAGCGTTTTGAACGCAGCCGGCATGTCGGTTGTTCTCATCGACGAAGGACAAATCGGCGCAGGCAGCTCTGCCGCAAGCACCGGTTTGCTTCAATATTCCAATGATATCATGTTGACGGATCTCTTGTCCCAACTCGGCGACGATCGAGGCGCACAATATTATCAAGCCTGCAAAAACGCCGTGGAACGGCTGTGTCAGCTTGCGGAACGCCTCCCTGAGGATGTTGCTTTCAAAAGACGAAGCAGCCTTTTTTTTGCTAGCACAGCCGCCGACGTCTCCAAGCTCGGGACCGAATACGAAACGCTCCGCGCGCACGGCTTCAGCGTCGATTGGCTGAATGAAGCGGACATTCGCGCCTTGTTCCCGTTCGACAAACCTGCCGCCATCGTGACAAGGGGCGACGGCGAATTGAATCCTTACCGACTCGCCATCAGACTGGCAGAGCAAGCAGCCGGTAAAGGCGCCCGCATTTACGAGCATACAGCCCTGAAGTCCGTCGAAGGACCAAAGGGCGATTTGCTGTGCCGTACGTCTGGCGGGGGCATAATCAGAGCTTCCTCCGTCGTTTACGCGGTCGGCTATCGCCCCGAGATCGCAGGCATCGGTGGGCTCGGCGTCAAATTCGCCCGCACCAATGCCATCGCAACGCGGCGCGTGCCGTCATTGGCGGATTGGCATCAAAGGTGGCTCCTATGGGAGACCGCAAGGCCGTATTTGTATGCGCGCACGACGCCGGACGGCCGCGTCGTGATCGGCGGCTTCGACGAGAACATTCGCCAGCCCGTCGCTTCCCGGCGCGAACTGGACCCGTATGCGAATCGTCTGCTTGAGGAAGCCCGCAAATTGTTTCCCGATTTATCGCTCGAAATCGAATTCGCCTGGAACGCGACATTTTGCGAGTCGAAGGACAACCTGCCCTGGATCGGAGAAAACCCGGACCGCCCCGGCCATTATGTAGCGCTAGGCTACGGAGGCAACGGCGCGGTATACAGCATGATGGCGAGCGAAGTACTGCTGGACGCCTTGCAAGGAAGAGCGAATTCGCTGGACGAGCTCGTCGGACTGCGCAATAGAAGAACCGGTCTGCCGAAGTAG
- a CDS encoding sigma-70 family RNA polymerase sigma factor — translation MSLQSSARLPDDAILKLLEYQKTLRNELAEELIRHYEPLVRMAAHKMSRSHLSLQEDLFQVGRMTLFRLLKQFDPDLGMPFEPYAMKSIVGQMKNYLRDKSWYIQVPRRIKEKGLVVQQAIDEMTVRLERSPSVEEIAEFLEMSVEDTLEVLAGRELHHYVSLDTPVSQEENTATLGELIGSTADDFAGVDRRIDLQEAMLKLKPEERQVLLLLYEEGLSQRSAADRLQVSQMSISRIQRRAIEKLKGWLTEPGEDEDSD, via the coding sequence ATGAGTCTTCAATCGAGCGCACGTCTGCCCGACGACGCGATCTTGAAGTTGCTGGAATACCAGAAGACGCTGCGCAACGAACTGGCCGAAGAGCTGATCCGGCACTACGAGCCGCTCGTTCGCATGGCTGCCCATAAGATGTCGCGCAGCCATCTAAGCCTGCAAGAAGATTTGTTCCAGGTCGGCCGGATGACGCTTTTCAGGCTGCTGAAGCAGTTTGACCCCGATCTGGGCATGCCGTTCGAGCCCTACGCGATGAAGAGTATCGTCGGTCAGATGAAAAATTATCTCCGAGACAAATCCTGGTACATTCAGGTGCCAAGACGAATCAAGGAGAAGGGACTCGTCGTGCAGCAGGCGATCGACGAAATGACCGTGCGCCTCGAGCGCTCGCCGAGCGTCGAGGAAATCGCCGAGTTTCTCGAGATGAGCGTCGAAGATACGCTCGAGGTGTTGGCAGGACGCGAGCTGCACCATTACGTTTCGCTCGATACGCCTGTATCCCAGGAAGAAAATACGGCTACGCTCGGCGAATTGATCGGCTCTACCGCCGACGATTTTGCCGGCGTCGACCGCCGCATCGATTTACAGGAAGCGATGTTGAAGCTGAAGCCCGAAGAGCGGCAGGTGCTCCTGCTCCTGTACGAAGAAGGGCTGTCCCAGCGGAGCGCAGCCGATCGGCTGCAAGTATCGCAGATGAGCATCTCCCGGATTCAGCGTCGCGCCATCGAGAAGCTGAAGGGCTGGCTTACCGAACCTGGCGAAGACGAAGACTCCGATTAA
- a CDS encoding IS3 family transposase translates to MKRGEPVARVLRILELNESTYYERRKRAAQPDAERVEPVRRGRPVPGYAYNESGEKVCDEQIQEWLLLLLEGEEHVYGYKLLARCIRKQYGVKLNKKKAYRMCKALGILQKKRQRLQTHPRRLPRNHTITASNQLWQMDIKYGYALGQERFFFVLSIIDVFDRVVVGQYRGPVCEAKHAVQTLGIALQQRLQPGEALPIIRTDNGPQFVSKLFQDMCECWEMVHERIPPRTPNMNAYIESFHSILERCLFSNRTFMTLEEAYEALDQFMDFYNNRKMHGSLKNMAPTAFAAWVKTLDDASAFYRSV, encoded by the coding sequence ATTAAACGGGGGGAGCCTGTAGCACGGGTTCTGCGCATTCTCGAGTTGAATGAGTCCACCTATTATGAGCGGCGTAAGCGTGCCGCTCAGCCTGACGCAGAACGCGTCGAGCCGGTCCGCAGGGGACGCCCTGTGCCCGGATACGCCTACAACGAATCGGGCGAGAAAGTCTGCGACGAGCAAATCCAGGAATGGCTGTTGCTACTGCTGGAGGGCGAAGAGCACGTCTATGGCTATAAGCTGTTAGCGCGCTGTATTCGCAAGCAGTACGGGGTGAAGCTGAACAAGAAAAAGGCTTATCGCATGTGCAAGGCACTCGGCATTCTTCAAAAAAAGCGGCAACGCCTACAGACGCATCCTCGGCGATTGCCGAGAAATCACACCATCACCGCATCGAATCAACTTTGGCAAATGGATATCAAATATGGCTATGCCTTGGGTCAGGAGCGTTTCTTTTTCGTACTCAGCATCATCGACGTGTTCGACCGCGTCGTCGTAGGGCAATACCGCGGCCCTGTTTGCGAGGCCAAGCACGCGGTGCAGACCCTGGGGATCGCGCTGCAGCAGCGCCTTCAGCCGGGTGAAGCACTGCCTATCATCCGCACGGACAACGGCCCCCAGTTCGTCAGCAAGCTGTTTCAAGACATGTGCGAGTGCTGGGAGATGGTCCATGAACGGATTCCGCCGCGGACACCGAATATGAATGCCTACATCGAGTCTTTCCACAGCATCCTTGAGCGTTGTTTGTTTAGCAATCGTACATTCATGACGCTGGAGGAAGCTTATGAAGCGCTCGACCAATTCATGGATTTTTATAACAACCGTAAGATGCACGGCAGCCTAAAAAACATGGCTCCAACAGCGTTCGCAGCGTGGGTTAAGACATTGGACGATGCTTCAGCCTTTTACAGATCGGTGTAA
- the rsbW gene encoding anti-sigma B factor RsbW, with product MRNDGTVTLTVPAKAEFVDIIRLTLYGIAAKMKFSFEEIEDMKVAVSEACNNAVLHAYDHSQPGHIEVSFTIMNEDRLQIAVSDSGVSFEQVTDRTTSTLHGKSIDEIQSGGLGLYLMQALMDEVEIRSNQGTSVILTKRRLAQETV from the coding sequence ATGAGAAACGATGGGACAGTGACGCTGACGGTACCCGCCAAAGCCGAGTTCGTTGACATTATCCGATTGACCTTGTACGGCATAGCCGCCAAGATGAAATTTTCATTCGAAGAAATCGAAGATATGAAGGTTGCTGTCTCGGAGGCTTGCAACAACGCCGTATTGCATGCTTACGATCATTCTCAGCCGGGCCACATCGAGGTATCCTTCACCATCATGAACGAAGACCGCCTTCAGATCGCGGTGAGCGATTCCGGCGTCAGCTTCGAACAGGTGACCGATCGAACCACGTCGACCTTGCATGGAAAGTCCATCGATGAAATCCAGTCGGGCGGATTGGGACTTTATCTCATGCAAGCGTTGATGGACGAAGTGGAGATTCGAAGCAATCAAGGCACAAGCGTCATCCTAACAAAACGGCGGCTGGCGCAAGAAACAGTATGA